The Acetobacter sp. DNA window GTGTCTGGACGACAGGGGCGGCCACCTGAACCGGAGCTGCGGCGACCGGAGCCGCGGCGCGAACAACGCGGATGCGGCTGTCCTTTTCAGCGACCTCGATCTCGGTCAGTCCGGTGTCCGTCAGGATATCGGCGAGTGCCCGTATGGCATCTGCGTCTACGAGCAGTCGGCTCATTGTGTTTCCTCGTTCAAAAGAATGTCGGTCATTGCCTGAAGTGCGAGTGCGTAGCCCTGCACACCCAGACCGCAGATGACGCCCACCGCAGCGCGCGAAACATAGGAATGATGTCTGAATGGCTCACGACGATGGATATTGGAGATATGGACTTCGATCACAGGCAGATCGACGGCCAGCAGCGCATCCAGCAGGGCGATGGACGTGTGTGTGTAGCCTGCCGGATTGATGATGATGCCCTGCGCCCGCCCCCGACATTCCTGTACCCAGGAAATCAGCTCGCCTTCACCGTTGGTCTGCCGGAAATCGATACCGACATCCAGTCTTTCCGCGTGCTGCGCGCAGAGCTGTTCGACATCGTCGAGCGTTGTTCTGCCGTAGACCTCCGGCTGGCGGAGGCCGAGCATGTTCAGGTTGGGACCGTTGAGAACGGAGATGAGGGGACGTTCCATAACTGCGCGCCGTTAGCACGCCCATTCCTTAACTCCAAGAGTCGGGCGTTCATTTTTTGCAGGATATGTTTCGCTATGTAATTTCTTTATGGAAAATAAATGGCGGAATATTGGTGTAAATTAAGCGCTCTTGGTTTTGTCTTGAAAATTACTGAAATAACATACTGTAATTGCGCTTGTTTTGTAGAAGTAAAAATTTTTGAAAGGATGGTGCGTGTCACATTGTGATTGTTGCGACTATAACCACTCAACCGCCTGATCTGTCTGTCAGGGTTGAATTTCTCCGAAAAATCGGTTTTACTGGCTGCGGTATCAACAGAGATGTGGTGAATGCGTGCTGTTTTTGCGTGAAAAAAGAAGCTCCGGGCTTTTTGCGATACTTGCGCTGTCATGGACAGTCGGGGTCGCAGACGCCAAAGCTGCCACGCAGACACATGATTCCGCTCTTTCGGCATCACCCGTTCACACAAGCTGGGCGGCGTCAGTCAGGGAGGCTCTCGCGAAGCGGGCTTCAGGAGCCGCATCGCTGGCCCACCATATCCAGCATGGCATGGCGAGCTGGTATGGCGGTCGTTTCGCCCATCATGGCACCGCCAACGGGACGCGGTTCGACCCGTCCGAGATGACGGCCGCTCATCCTTCCGCGCCGCTTGGCAGCAAGCTGCTGGTCCGCTCCGAGGAGACTGGTCGGCAGATCGTTGTGACAGTGAACGACCGTGGCCCTTTCAAGGGAGGGCGCGTGATTGATCTGTCTCATGAAGCCGCCGCCAAGCTGGGGATGCTGCGCAAAGGTGTCGCGCATGTCGAGGTTAGCCCTCTGACGGAAGAAGAGGCTCTTGAGGTGGCGCAGGCTCCCGAGTAAGTCTTTCACCTGATTATAAGCCGTATCTGTCTGGATTTTACGGCGGTCTCTGGACTGGAAGGCTGGATACGCTCAGTGCGCGTCCGGCCTTTTTTTATGGCGTTCTGATCAGATGTTCTCCGATCAGACCCTCATGATTTCCCGTGTGGTGGATTGCGCGCGCGCCTCCAGTTCGGCATTGAATTCCGCGCCCAGCAGAACGACCCACGCGCTGACAAAGAACCACATCATGATGGCGACAACGGCACCCAGGGGGCCATAGGTCGAGCCATAACTCGCAATATTGGCGACGTAATAGGAAAAGCCTGAAGCTGCGAGAATCCAGATGAAGGTCGCGGTGACCGCCCCCGGAATGACCCATCGCCATTGCGCATGATGGCCGCTTGGTCCCACACGGTAGAGCAGCATGTAGGCGAGGATGATCAGGATCGACATGATCCCAAGTCCCGCCAGACGGACGCCAAGTTCAATGGAGCCGGGCGGAGGGTCGATGCGCAGGATCACCGGCAGCAACTGAAACAGGATAGGAACGGCGACCATGATCGCCACACCAAGGCAGATTTCCAGAATGGCGGACAGTGTCAGGCCAAGCGCCAGCGCCTGAAATGCGATGAAGCTTCTTGTTTCAGTGGTGCCGTAGGCAATGTTCAGGGCCGAGAGAATGGATTTGATACCCGCAGAGGCTGACCACAGCGCGATAGATGTGGATATGATCAGATTCATGGTCAGCGAACTGTGAGGAACCGATACGAGTTCGTTGATCCTGTTCTCAATGATCGAGAAGGCCGACGGCGGCAGCAACTGCCTGATGGAATTGAGCTGTGTGGCGACGCTCTGGACGTCAAAGGCGAGCCCATAGATCGAGATCAGGGTGCTGATGGCGGGGAACAGCGCCAGAGTGCCGTAGAAGGCGCATCCTGCGGCGATCAGGGTTGTCGGACCCGCGATGAGAGACGTTATCGTTGATTTGCAGACGGCTTTCCAGTCAGCCGCGCCCAGGGCGAAAGGGGAGGAAAGGAGGTAAGGCCTGTCTGTTTTATCGGTCTGACCGGGTGTTCCGGCAAGCGGCGCCGCTTCAAGCTCGGGCTCAGGCGGAGCGTTGGACAGGGAGGAACTCATCAGATGTCGTCAGCCTCAAGCTATGTTCGGTGAATCCTGCAGCGTCTGTGCGGTGCAGGTGCGCCTTGGCGTTGAGGAGGGCGCATTGATGAAGTGTGGATGGCGAAGCCAGCCCACCAGAGTCTCAGAATTCTTCTATAAAGATTTCTGTTTCGTGAAAAACGGTTATGGCTGTCTTAAAGGAAGAGGGGGAGCATTTTCCAGCTTTTTCGATGTAACAAAAAAACTGTTGCATTCGGGGATAAAACACCCCATATGCCCCCTCACGCAGCAACGCACGTGCCACTGGCCCACTGAGGTTACGCAACGACGTCAAGCGTTCTGGCAACTGGGATCCTCCGGGATTCAGTCTTGGTCGCTGGTCCGTTAGACCGTTTCGCAACACAGCCTGCCACGGCTCCTTATCTGGCAGGCCAGCAAGGGATAGGTGCGATGACACCCAAAATCTCTCAATTTCTTGCGGAAAAGAAGCCCGCAACCCCATGCCTCGTCGTTGATGTCGATGAGGTTGAAAACCGTTATCGCGCCCTTCAGGTCGCTCTCCCGCTGGCCCGCATCTATTACGCCGTGAAAGCCAATCCGGCCGATGCGATCCTCAGCCGTCTGGTATCGCTGGGTTCCAGCTTCGACGCCGCTTCGTGGGAAGAGATCGAGATGTGCCTGAACGCAGGCGCGGACGCGGATGATATCTCTTTTGGTAATACCGTGAAAAAAGTCAGCGCCATCAAGGCGGCCTATGCTGCTGGCGTTCGTCTTTTCGTCTTTGACTGCGAGGAAGAGCTGAACAAGCTTGCCCAGCACGCACCGGGTTCGAAAGTGTATTGCCGTCTTCTGGTGGACAATTACGGCGCGGAATGGCCGCTGTCCCGCAAGTTCGGCACGACGGTCGAAAGCGCCCGCGAACTGATGCTGAAGGCCCGTGACCTTGGTCTCGACCCTTACGGCCTGTCTTTCCATGTGGGAAGCCAGCAGGTTGAGACCGGCAGCTATGAGATGGCGATCAGCCGTGTCGCGGCTCTGGTGTCCGACCTGTCCGAGGCTGGTCTCGATCTGCGGATGGTCAATCTTGGCGGCGGATTCCCCATCCGTTACCGCGAGGACGTGCCGCACATCGACGATTTCGGTGAGGCGATCTCGACAGCCATGAAAAAGCACTTCGGCAACGCGCTGCCGGAAATGCTGATCGAGCCGGGCCGGTTCATTGTCGGTGCCGCCGGTGTGGTTTCGGCTGAAGTCGTGCTGGTCAGCCAGCGTGGACGTGAAGGTGGTCCCCGTTGGGTCTATCTCGACATCGGCCGTTTTGGTGGTCTGGCCGAAACGGAAGGTGAGGCGATCCGCTACGCGATTCGCACGCCGCGTGATGGTGGTCAGGCAGGAGCTGTGGCTCTCGCTGGCCCGACCTGCGATGGCGCGGACATCATGTACGAGAAGACCCACTACGAGCTGCCGCTGGCGCTCGAATCCGGTGATCGCGTCGAGCTTCTGGGCACCGGCGCTTACGTCTCGACCTACTGCGCGACCCGTTTCAACGGCTTCGCGCCGCTGGCTGAGCATTACATCTGAGCAGGTATGGCGGGGCGGTTGTTGACGCCCCGCCATTCTCTGAAGATATGCTATGCGCATGACGCGCATTGATACATCAAAACCATTCCTGCCTGTCCGGATTGCCGTGATGACGGTGTCGGATACACGCACTCTGGAAACGGACGGGTCCGGCCAGAGTCTTGTCGATCGTCTTCAGGCCGCCGGACATGTGCTGGCAGCCCGGTCGATCGAACCCGACGACGCTGACAGGATTGTCTCGCGTCT harbors:
- a CDS encoding septal ring lytic transglycosylase RlpA family protein is translated as MLFLREKRSSGLFAILALSWTVGVADAKAATQTHDSALSASPVHTSWAASVREALAKRASGAASLAHHIQHGMASWYGGRFAHHGTANGTRFDPSEMTAAHPSAPLGSKLLVRSEETGRQIVVTVNDRGPFKGGRVIDLSHEAAAKLGMLRKGVAHVEVSPLTEEEALEVAQAPE
- a CDS encoding YihY/virulence factor BrkB family protein; the encoded protein is MSSSLSNAPPEPELEAAPLAGTPGQTDKTDRPYLLSSPFALGAADWKAVCKSTITSLIAGPTTLIAAGCAFYGTLALFPAISTLISIYGLAFDVQSVATQLNSIRQLLPPSAFSIIENRINELVSVPHSSLTMNLIISTSIALWSASAGIKSILSALNIAYGTTETRSFIAFQALALGLTLSAILEICLGVAIMVAVPILFQLLPVILRIDPPPGSIELGVRLAGLGIMSILIILAYMLLYRVGPSGHHAQWRWVIPGAVTATFIWILAASGFSYYVANIASYGSTYGPLGAVVAIMMWFFVSAWVVLLGAEFNAELEARAQSTTREIMRV
- a CDS encoding type III PLP-dependent enzyme encodes the protein MTPKISQFLAEKKPATPCLVVDVDEVENRYRALQVALPLARIYYAVKANPADAILSRLVSLGSSFDAASWEEIEMCLNAGADADDISFGNTVKKVSAIKAAYAAGVRLFVFDCEEELNKLAQHAPGSKVYCRLLVDNYGAEWPLSRKFGTTVESARELMLKARDLGLDPYGLSFHVGSQQVETGSYEMAISRVAALVSDLSEAGLDLRMVNLGGGFPIRYREDVPHIDDFGEAISTAMKKHFGNALPEMLIEPGRFIVGAAGVVSAEVVLVSQRGREGGPRWVYLDIGRFGGLAETEGEAIRYAIRTPRDGGQAGAVALAGPTCDGADIMYEKTHYELPLALESGDRVELLGTGAYVSTYCATRFNGFAPLAEHYI
- the aroQ gene encoding type II 3-dehydroquinate dehydratase; this translates as MERPLISVLNGPNLNMLGLRQPEVYGRTTLDDVEQLCAQHAERLDVGIDFRQTNGEGELISWVQECRGRAQGIIINPAGYTHTSIALLDALLAVDLPVIEVHISNIHRREPFRHHSYVSRAAVGVICGLGVQGYALALQAMTDILLNEETQ